A single Actinomadura algeriensis DNA region contains:
- a CDS encoding non-ribosomal peptide synthetase produces the protein MNRGDLEDILPLSPLQQGFFFHALFDADDTDVYTAQFVLDLEGPLDVAALRAAAETLLRRHANLRAAFWHEDLSRPVQVIPRTADLPWEEVTAADAAEADAIVARERARGFDMTAPPLLRFVLVRTGPERFRLVFTNHHILLDGWSTPILATELFMLYVQGGGDAGFPRVTPYKNYLAWLSGQDRAAAEDAWRRALDGVDGPCLVAPEAAARAPRPPERTIIALDRRTTRRLTRAARRHNVTLGTVLQGAWGLVLGRFLGSRDVVFGATVSGRPPELPGIEQMIGLFINTLPIRVRYRQDESLAALLERLQAEQTDLLAHHHLGLTDVQRAAGHGGALFDTMTVLENYPFDPASMEGSLNGVRIAAADSYDATHFPLSFVAAPGEELSLRLHFRPDVFGRDAVEALLARVRRVLEAFADDSSRLVGALDLAGDGERAALAAWNDTAADPPAGTLPGLFEAQAARTPDDVALVCGDASLTYAELDDRANRLARDLVARGVGPEDRVALVLPRTPDVVVAILAVHKAGAAYVPVDPEYPADRIAHMLDDCAPALTITADDVPSTGDGLGAPDRLRPLGGANAAYVIYTSGSTGRPKGVTVTHAAVLNYYEAHRDRFIDPAVEAAGGRRMRFAHLASFSFDTSWMGLLWMMHGHELHLIDDDTRRDVEAYTRYAARAHIDLVNTTPSHFTSLRDAGLLDDDGRHRPSQLLLGGEAVGDALWSDLRALAPDLTARNFYGPTESTIDTMNQVVAGSATPSIGGPQRGTRAYVLDAALQPAPAGVPGELYLAGVQLARGYLNRPGLTAERFVADPYGAPGDRMYRTGDLARWRPDGTLEYLGRTDDQVKIRGYRVELGEIESVLSGFDGVAQAAAVVRDGRLAAYVVPASVDVAGLRRHAAARLPDHMMPSFTPLDALPLTVNGKLDRAALPAPGGAAGPEHRAPRTPQEEILGGLFAEILGVPRVGADDSFFDLGGDSLTATRLVGRVRTALGAELPVRALFEAPTVAGLAARLADAARDVRPPLRPRERPGVVPLSHAQQRLWFLNRFQGAGALFNMPIALRLDGALDLDALRAALADVVARHESLRTIFPDGSGSARQLVLDPAAARPRLEVTPTDESRLPAALAAIAGQGFDLSVEPPLRARLFALGDSTHVLTLVLHHIASDGWSMAPLARDVILAYASRAEGRAPGWAPLPVQYADYTLWQQELFGSEDDPESLVSRQIAYWRDVLAGLPDELPLPADRPRPAEASYRGGTHAFELDAETHAGLLALARRHGASLFMVAQAAYAALLTRLGAGTDVPIGSPIAGRTDEALDDLVGMFVNMLVLRTDTSGDPTFHDLIARVKDADLAAYAHQDLPFERLVEILNPARSMARHPLFQAVLSFQNNPEARLELDGLTGGAEPLPSGVAKYDLSLYLRERHGDDGAPGGIEAGLEYALDLFDPATAVSIADRFARLVRALVAAPDAPIGAAEILDRTERRTLLRKWAGGRAPDTAERTTIPALFEARAAERPDAVAVTFEGVSWTFGEVNARANRLARRLVERGVGPEQFVALALPRSADLVVAVLAVVKAGAAYVPIDPDYPQDRIAYMIEDARPVLTIGPDDVDAPGYDDANLGVEVSPDNPAYVIYTSGSTGRPKGVVVPHQNVVRLLRSTEEWFGFGPDDVWTLFHSYAFDFSVWELWGSLLYGGRLVVVPYMTSRSPQDFLQLLEAERVTVLNQTPSAFYQLMAADRENPGRDLGALRYVVFGGEALELGRLDDWYSRHAEDAPTLVNMYGITETTVHVSYVALDRVYAATAPGSVIGTGIPDLRVYVLDDYLQPVPPGVAGELYVAGQGLARGYLNRPALSAERFVADPHGKPGTRMYRTGDLGRWRRDGSLEYLGRADQQVQLRGFRIELGEVESALTRHEDVRDAAVIVRDERLIAYVVGAGIDSSELRRFVGRDLPDYMVPAVIVELDALPLTVNGKLDRKALPEPDFSAKVSARTPSTSEEEILARLFAEVLNLERVGVDDGFFDLGGDSIIAIQLVSRARQNGLVISPREVFQHQTVEELAAAARPVGQDEQVEAEPPGAGIGQVPATPIMHWFRELDGPVADYSQRMLLQVPPSLDVARLTEALRTLVDHHDMLRLRVTGDGEFEVAEKGTVDAAPLVRRVDVTGRDGAALRAVLGAEARAARGRLDPRAGTMAQLVWFDAGPDRSGRLLLTLHHLVVDGVSWRILLPDLVTAWAGGALDPVPTSFRRWAQRLAAEASDPARTAELPLWEDVLATPDPLLGARPLDAAADTFGTARHHTVSLPADVTGPLLADVPAAFHGRVNDVLLTGLALAVAEWRRDRGVTDETAVLVDLEGHGREEIVPGVDLSRTAGWFTSIFPVRLDAGWVEPSDVREGGQAVGTALKRVKEQLREIPDNGIGYGLLRHLNPSAGLAGRPHPQVAFNYLGRSAAPEAADWGPAGQDESDALGGGQDDALALVHAVEVNAHTRDLPDGPELTATWTYAANVFDDAAIADLAGRWTAALRGLVAHVVDGTADGPVGGFTPSDLSLVDVDQDEIDELAAELDGEWEDE, from the coding sequence TTGAACCGGGGGGATCTCGAAGACATCCTGCCGCTGTCGCCGTTGCAGCAGGGGTTCTTCTTCCACGCCCTGTTCGACGCCGACGACACCGACGTCTACACGGCCCAGTTCGTCCTCGACCTGGAGGGACCGCTGGACGTCGCGGCGCTGCGGGCGGCGGCGGAGACGCTGCTGCGCCGGCACGCGAACCTGCGGGCCGCGTTCTGGCACGAGGACCTGTCGCGGCCGGTGCAGGTGATCCCGCGCACGGCGGACCTGCCGTGGGAGGAGGTCACGGCGGCGGACGCGGCCGAGGCCGACGCGATCGTGGCGCGGGAGCGGGCGCGCGGGTTCGACATGACCGCGCCGCCGCTGCTCCGCTTCGTCCTGGTCCGCACGGGGCCGGAGCGGTTCCGGCTGGTCTTCACCAACCACCACATCCTGCTGGACGGCTGGTCGACGCCGATCCTCGCGACCGAGCTGTTCATGCTCTACGTGCAGGGCGGCGGTGACGCGGGCTTCCCGCGCGTCACCCCGTACAAGAACTACCTCGCGTGGCTTTCCGGGCAGGACCGGGCGGCGGCCGAGGACGCGTGGCGGCGCGCCCTCGACGGCGTCGACGGCCCCTGCCTGGTCGCGCCGGAGGCCGCCGCCCGCGCGCCCCGCCCGCCCGAGCGGACGATCATCGCGCTGGACCGCCGCACGACGCGGCGCCTCACCCGCGCGGCCCGCCGCCACAACGTCACGCTCGGCACCGTCCTGCAGGGCGCATGGGGGCTGGTCCTCGGCCGGTTCCTCGGTTCCCGCGACGTCGTGTTCGGCGCGACCGTCTCGGGCCGCCCGCCCGAACTGCCCGGCATCGAGCAGATGATCGGGCTGTTCATCAACACGCTGCCGATCCGCGTCCGGTACCGGCAGGACGAGTCCCTCGCCGCGCTCCTCGAACGGCTGCAGGCCGAGCAGACCGACCTGCTCGCGCACCACCACCTCGGCCTCACCGACGTCCAGCGGGCCGCCGGGCACGGCGGCGCCCTGTTCGACACGATGACGGTGCTGGAGAACTACCCGTTCGACCCGGCGTCGATGGAGGGCTCGCTGAACGGCGTCCGCATCGCCGCCGCCGACTCCTACGACGCGACGCACTTCCCGCTGTCGTTCGTCGCCGCCCCGGGCGAAGAACTCTCGTTGCGGCTGCACTTCCGGCCGGACGTGTTCGGGCGGGACGCCGTCGAGGCGCTCCTCGCGCGCGTCCGCCGCGTCCTGGAGGCGTTCGCCGACGACTCGTCCCGCCTCGTCGGCGCCCTCGACCTCGCCGGGGACGGCGAGCGGGCCGCGCTCGCCGCGTGGAACGACACCGCCGCCGACCCGCCCGCCGGGACGCTCCCCGGCCTGTTCGAGGCGCAGGCCGCGCGCACCCCGGACGACGTCGCGCTCGTCTGCGGCGACGCGTCCCTCACCTACGCCGAACTGGACGACCGCGCGAACCGGCTCGCCCGCGACCTCGTCGCGCGCGGCGTCGGCCCCGAGGACCGCGTCGCGCTCGTCCTGCCCCGCACCCCGGACGTCGTCGTCGCGATCCTGGCCGTCCACAAGGCCGGGGCCGCGTACGTGCCGGTCGACCCGGAGTACCCGGCCGACCGCATCGCCCACATGCTGGACGACTGCGCGCCCGCCCTCACGATCACCGCGGACGACGTCCCGTCCACCGGCGACGGGCTCGGCGCCCCGGACCGGCTCCGCCCGCTCGGCGGCGCGAACGCCGCGTACGTCATCTACACGTCGGGGTCGACCGGCCGCCCCAAGGGCGTCACGGTCACCCACGCGGCCGTCCTCAACTACTACGAGGCGCACCGCGACCGGTTCATCGACCCCGCGGTCGAGGCGGCGGGCGGCCGCCGCATGCGGTTCGCGCACCTCGCGTCGTTCTCGTTCGACACGTCGTGGATGGGCCTGCTGTGGATGATGCACGGCCACGAACTGCACCTCATCGACGATGACACCCGCCGCGACGTCGAGGCGTACACCCGGTACGCCGCGCGCGCGCACATCGACCTCGTCAACACGACCCCGTCGCACTTCACGTCCCTGCGTGACGCCGGGCTGCTCGACGACGACGGGCGGCACCGTCCGTCGCAGCTGCTCCTCGGCGGCGAGGCCGTCGGCGACGCGCTCTGGTCCGACCTGCGGGCCCTCGCCCCGGACCTCACGGCCCGCAACTTCTACGGGCCGACCGAGTCGACGATCGACACGATGAACCAGGTCGTCGCCGGTTCCGCGACGCCGTCCATCGGCGGCCCGCAACGCGGCACCCGCGCCTACGTGCTGGACGCCGCCCTCCAGCCCGCCCCCGCCGGGGTCCCCGGCGAGCTGTACCTGGCGGGCGTCCAGCTCGCCCGCGGCTACCTGAACCGGCCCGGCCTCACCGCCGAACGGTTCGTCGCCGACCCGTACGGCGCGCCCGGCGACCGCATGTACCGCACCGGCGACCTCGCCCGGTGGCGCCCCGACGGCACCCTCGAATACCTCGGCCGCACCGACGACCAGGTGAAGATCCGCGGATACCGGGTCGAACTCGGCGAGATCGAGTCCGTGCTGTCCGGGTTCGACGGGGTCGCGCAGGCCGCCGCCGTCGTCCGCGACGGGCGCCTCGCCGCCTACGTCGTCCCCGCGTCCGTGGACGTCGCCGGGTTGCGCCGGCACGCGGCCGCGCGCCTCCCCGACCACATGATGCCGTCGTTCACGCCCCTCGACGCGCTCCCGCTCACCGTCAACGGCAAGCTCGACCGGGCCGCGCTGCCCGCCCCCGGCGGCGCCGCCGGGCCCGAGCACCGTGCGCCCCGCACCCCGCAGGAGGAGATTCTCGGCGGGCTGTTCGCCGAGATCCTCGGCGTGCCCCGCGTCGGCGCCGACGACTCGTTCTTCGACCTCGGCGGCGACTCCCTCACCGCGACCCGCCTCGTCGGCCGCGTCCGCACCGCCCTCGGCGCCGAACTCCCCGTCCGCGCGCTGTTCGAGGCACCGACCGTCGCCGGGCTCGCCGCCCGCCTCGCCGACGCCGCCCGTGACGTCCGCCCGCCGCTGCGCCCCCGCGAACGTCCCGGCGTCGTCCCGCTCTCGCACGCGCAGCAGCGGCTCTGGTTCCTCAACCGGTTCCAGGGCGCCGGGGCGCTGTTCAACATGCCGATCGCGCTCCGCCTCGACGGCGCCCTCGACCTCGACGCCCTCCGCGCCGCCCTCGCCGACGTCGTCGCGCGCCACGAGTCGCTCCGCACGATCTTCCCGGACGGCTCCGGATCCGCGCGCCAGCTCGTCCTCGATCCGGCCGCCGCCCGGCCCCGCCTGGAGGTGACCCCGACCGACGAGTCGCGCCTGCCCGCGGCCCTCGCCGCGATCGCCGGCCAGGGCTTCGACCTGTCCGTCGAACCGCCGCTGCGGGCCCGCCTGTTCGCGCTCGGCGACTCGACGCACGTCCTGACGCTCGTCCTGCACCACATCGCGTCCGACGGCTGGTCCATGGCGCCCCTCGCACGCGACGTCATCCTCGCCTACGCGTCCCGCGCCGAGGGCCGTGCGCCCGGGTGGGCGCCGTTGCCGGTGCAGTACGCCGATTACACGCTGTGGCAGCAGGAGCTCTTCGGTTCCGAGGACGATCCCGAGAGTCTCGTGTCCCGGCAGATCGCCTACTGGCGCGACGTTCTCGCCGGCCTCCCCGACGAACTGCCGCTCCCCGCCGACCGGCCCCGGCCCGCCGAGGCGTCCTACCGGGGCGGCACCCACGCCTTCGAACTCGACGCCGAAACCCACGCCGGGCTCCTCGCCCTCGCCCGCCGCCACGGCGCGAGCCTGTTCATGGTCGCGCAGGCCGCCTACGCGGCGCTGCTCACCCGCCTGGGCGCCGGGACGGACGTGCCCATCGGGTCCCCGATCGCGGGCCGCACCGACGAGGCGCTCGACGACCTCGTCGGCATGTTCGTCAACATGCTCGTCCTGCGCACCGACACCTCCGGCGACCCCACCTTCCACGACCTGATCGCGCGCGTGAAGGACGCCGACCTCGCCGCGTACGCGCACCAGGACCTCCCGTTCGAGCGGCTCGTCGAGATCCTCAACCCGGCCCGTTCGATGGCCCGGCACCCGCTGTTCCAGGCCGTCCTGTCGTTCCAGAACAACCCCGAGGCCCGCCTCGAACTCGACGGGCTCACCGGCGGCGCCGAACCCCTCCCGTCCGGCGTCGCCAAGTACGACCTCTCCCTCTACCTGCGGGAACGCCACGGCGACGACGGTGCGCCCGGCGGCATCGAGGCCGGACTGGAGTACGCCCTCGACCTGTTCGACCCCGCCACCGCCGTGTCGATCGCCGACCGCTTCGCACGTCTCGTCCGCGCCCTGGTCGCCGCCCCCGACGCCCCCATCGGCGCCGCCGAGATCCTCGACCGCACCGAGCGCCGCACCCTCCTGCGCAAGTGGGCCGGCGGCCGCGCCCCCGACACCGCCGAACGCACGACCATCCCGGCGCTGTTCGAGGCGCGTGCGGCCGAGCGTCCGGATGCGGTGGCGGTGACGTTCGAGGGTGTGTCGTGGACGTTCGGGGAGGTGAACGCGCGGGCGAATCGGCTGGCGCGTCGTCTGGTGGAGCGGGGTGTGGGTCCGGAGCAGTTCGTGGCGTTGGCGTTGCCGCGTTCGGCGGATCTGGTGGTGGCGGTCCTGGCGGTGGTGAAGGCGGGGGCGGCGTATGTGCCGATCGATCCGGATTATCCGCAGGATCGCATCGCGTACATGATCGAGGATGCACGTCCCGTCCTGACGATCGGTCCCGATGATGTGGACGCGCCGGGTTACGACGATGCGAACCTCGGTGTCGAGGTGTCTCCGGATAATCCGGCGTATGTGATTTATACGTCGGGTTCGACGGGCCGCCCGAAGGGTGTGGTGGTGCCGCATCAGAACGTGGTGCGGTTGCTGCGGTCGACCGAGGAGTGGTTCGGGTTCGGGCCGGACGACGTGTGGACGTTGTTCCACTCGTACGCGTTCGACTTCTCGGTGTGGGAACTGTGGGGTTCGCTGCTGTACGGCGGGCGGCTCGTCGTCGTCCCGTACATGACTTCCCGGTCTCCGCAAGATTTCCTGCAGTTGCTCGAGGCCGAGCGTGTGACCGTCCTGAACCAGACGCCGTCGGCGTTCTACCAGCTCATGGCGGCCGACAGAGAGAACCCCGGCCGTGATCTGGGGGCGTTGCGGTACGTGGTGTTCGGCGGCGAGGCCCTGGAGTTGGGCCGTCTGGACGACTGGTACTCACGCCACGCCGAGGACGCTCCGACGCTGGTCAACATGTACGGGATCACCGAGACGACGGTGCATGTCTCGTATGTGGCGCTGGATCGGGTGTACGCGGCGACCGCGCCTGGCAGCGTGATCGGGACCGGTATCCCCGACCTTCGCGTCTACGTCCTCGACGACTACCTCCAGCCGGTGCCGCCGGGTGTCGCCGGGGAGCTGTACGTCGCCGGTCAAGGGCTCGCGCGCGGTTACCTCAATCGGCCCGCGCTGTCGGCCGAGCGGTTCGTCGCCGACCCCCACGGCAAGCCCGGAACCCGCATGTACCGGACCGGTGACCTCGGACGGTGGCGCCGCGACGGATCACTCGAGTATCTGGGGCGGGCCGATCAGCAGGTTCAGCTGCGCGGGTTCCGGATCGAGCTCGGCGAGGTCGAGTCCGCGCTGACCCGCCACGAGGACGTGAGGGACGCGGCGGTGATCGTCCGCGACGAGCGCCTGATCGCCTATGTCGTCGGCGCGGGTATCGATTCGTCGGAACTGCGGCGGTTCGTCGGGCGTGACCTGCCCGATTACATGGTTCCCGCCGTCATCGTCGAACTCGATGCTCTTCCGCTCACGGTCAACGGCAAGCTCGACCGCAAGGCCCTCCCCGAACCGGACTTTTCCGCGAAGGTCTCTGCCCGCACCCCCTCCACGTCCGAAGAGGAGATTCTCGCTCGCCTGTTCGCCGAGGTCCTCAACCTCGAACGGGTCGGTGTGGACGACGGGTTCTTCGACCTGGGCGGCGACTCCATCATCGCCATCCAGCTCGTCTCCCGCGCCCGCCAGAACGGCCTGGTCATCAGTCCTCGCGAGGTGTTCCAGCACCAGACCGTCGAGGAACTCGCCGCAGCCGCGCGCCCGGTCGGCCAGGACGAGCAGGTCGAAGCCGAACCGCCCGGCGCCGGCATCGGGCAGGTCCCCGCGACCCCGATCATGCACTGGTTCCGGGAGCTGGACGGTCCGGTCGCCGACTACAGCCAGCGCATGCTCCTGCAGGTCCCGCCGTCACTCGACGTCGCGAGACTCACTGAGGCCCTGCGCACGCTCGTCGACCACCACGACATGCTCCGCCTCCGGGTGACCGGCGACGGCGAGTTCGAGGTCGCCGAGAAGGGGACGGTCGACGCGGCGCCGCTCGTCCGGCGGGTGGACGTGACCGGGCGGGACGGCGCGGCGCTGCGGGCGGTGCTCGGCGCCGAGGCGCGCGCCGCGCGCGGCCGCCTCGACCCGCGCGCCGGGACGATGGCGCAGCTGGTGTGGTTCGACGCCGGCCCGGACCGTTCGGGACGGCTGCTCCTCACCCTCCACCACCTGGTCGTGGACGGCGTGTCGTGGCGGATCCTGCTGCCCGACCTCGTCACCGCGTGGGCCGGGGGAGCGCTCGATCCCGTCCCGACGTCGTTCCGGCGGTGGGCGCAGCGGCTCGCCGCCGAGGCGTCCGACCCGGCCCGGACCGCCGAGCTGCCGCTGTGGGAGGACGTCCTCGCGACGCCCGACCCGCTGCTCGGCGCGCGCCCCCTGGACGCCGCCGCCGACACGTTCGGGACGGCCCGCCACCACACGGTGAGCCTGCCCGCCGACGTCACCGGGCCGCTGCTCGCCGACGTCCCCGCCGCGTTCCACGGCCGGGTCAACGACGTGCTGCTCACCGGGCTCGCGCTGGCCGTCGCCGAGTGGCGGCGCGACCGGGGCGTGACGGACGAGACGGCGGTGCTCGTCGACCTGGAGGGGCACGGCCGCGAGGAGATCGTCCCCGGCGTGGACCTGTCGCGGACGGCCGGGTGGTTCACCTCGATCTTCCCGGTGCGGCTCGACGCCGGCTGGGTCGAACCGTCCGACGTCCGCGAGGGCGGCCAGGCCGTCGGCACCGCGCTCAAGCGCGTCAAGGAGCAGCTGCGGGAGATCCCCGACAACGGCATCGGGTACGGGCTGCTGCGCCACCTGAACCCGTCGGCGGGACTCGCCGGGCGCCCGCACCCGCAGGTCGCGTTCAACTACCTCGGACGGTCGGCCGCGCCGGAGGCCGCCGACTGGGGCCCGGCCGGTCAGGACGAGTCGGACGCGCTCGGCGGCGGGCAGGACGACGCGCTCGCGCTCGTCCACGCGGTCGAGGTGAACGCCCACACCCGGGACCTGCCGGACGGCCCCGAGCTGACGGCGACCTGGACGTACGCGGCGAACGTGTTCGACGACGCCGCGATCGCCGACCTGGCCGGGCGCTGGACGGCCGCGCTGCGCGGCCTCGTCGCGCACGTCGTGGACGGCACCGCGGACGGCCCGGTCGGCGGGTTCACGCCGTCCGACCTGTCCCTGGTCGACGTCGACCAGGACGAGATCGACGAACTCGCCGCCGAGCTCGACGGCGAATGGGAGGACGAGTGA